The genomic segment TGATCGGTTCGCGGGTGAACTGCGTGAGTGCCTCTTCAACGACGGATTGCAGCGAAACCCCGTTGGGCTGAATCTGCCAGCCGCAATAGTTCGTGCCGTCGTAGGCGACGGTCATTCGCCAGGTGTGGCGGGGGAGTTCGATCGAGGCGCGTGTGTCGGACTGTTGAGTCTCGCTGGGGGGCGCAGGGACCCCATGAATGTCCGCCGACATCCGTTCTGCGGGGCCGTCAGGATCTACCGCAGACACTGGACGATCTCCGCAATTCGACGTGCCGCTTCGTCCACTTCCGCCTCGGCTGTCAGGCAACTGAGCGTGATGCGCAGGGCCGACTTGAAGACTTCGGGTGGCAAGCCCATCGCGACGAGAATCGGCGTCGGTTCGATCGAGCCGCTGGCGCACGCGCTTCCCAGCGAGCAGCAAACGCCGTCCAGATCGAGTGCTACCAGCAATGCTTCACCGTCGACACCGGGGAACGAGATATTCAAGGTATTGGGAAGTCGCGGGGCGTCTTTTCCATTCACGACGGTCGGTGCCGCCCGTTGTTCGAGCTGCGTTTGCAGGCGATCGCGCAGGCTCGTCACCCGTGCCGTTCGTTCGGCCTGCGATTGATGCCAAAGCTCCAGTGCTTTGGCCATTCCCGCGACAAGCGCGACCGATTCTGTCCCGGCCCGGCGCCCTGTTTCTTGCAAGCCGCCCACTGGAAAGTCCGCGGACAGTTTCACACCGTCGCGAATCAGCAGCCCGCCGATTCCACGCGGACCATGAAACTTGTGCGCTCCGAAACTGAGCGTGTGAGCCCCCAGTTCGCGAAAGTGGATCGGTAGTTTTCCGACAGCCTGAACGCCGTCGAGATGGACGGCAAAGTGACTGAGGTTGGCTTCGCGGACCAGCGGTTCAATCGCTTGAATCACGCCCGTTTCGTTGTGAGCCAGGATGACCGCCGCCAGCCGGACGTTGTTCGAACTTAGACCGTTCCAATCGGAACTGGACGTGTCGAACAGGCCGGAATAATCGACGGGCAATGAGATCCGCTTCCAACCCTGGCGTTCGCGTACGCGGCAGGCCTCCAGGTTCGATGGGTGTTCGCCCGGCGACGTCGCGATCGTCCCGGCAGGGCCGGATGTGAGTCCATAGACCGCAAGATTGTTGGCTTCGGTTCCCCCGCTGGTGAAGACCAGTTCTTGAGGAGCCGCCCCCAACAGACTCGCGATTTGTTCGCGGCTGTCCTCGAGCACTCGACGCGCTTTGCGACCCAGGCCGTGCCGACTGCTGGGATTGCCGTACGTCTCACGCAGATGAGACGCGACGGTTTCAACGACTTCCGGCAGGGGCTGTGTCGTGGCGTTGTTATCGAGATAAATTTCAGACACGACAGCACTCAATCAATGTCAGGAAGCCCGGAATCATCAATGCGAAACAGGTCGCAGATTGCCATCGGAATCGAAACTCATTTCTGCAGGAGCAGAGATCTGTTCCAGGTCATCGCGACCAACCAGTTGTGGCAAGTACGCTTCACTGATGACAACTTCGCCCAGATGCAAAGTGTCAGAAATCTGAACGACTCGCGCATTCTGCGGCTCGACCAGTCCGCACGTTTGCAGGGCATTCGTGACGACTTCGCGGTCTGTGTCGTAGGCGATGGGGATCATGGCGGCCGTCGGGTGCAGGCCGGTGATACAGTTGATGTTGGTGATCTTGCGATCGATCGCGTCGGCGGTTCGCTGGTTGGTGAATTCGCTCAGGCCGATACCGGTCGCGTTGCCGTGGGTTTCCTCCGTCATCCCACGAACAAAGATTCGCTTGCAACGCACCGCGTCGCGATCGGTTCCCGCGTGATCGTTAAATTTGCGGCCGACGACGTTCGTATCGAGTCCCGTCCCGCTAATGTTCTTTCCGATCTGGTCGATAATCAAGAGATCGACGTAGGGGAAAGGCAATCGAGGCAGCCACTGGCTGGCCAGCTTGAGCAACTCTTTTTCACGTTCGAGGAAACGCGTCGGCGCCACGGCTTCGATCAGAGCCGTTTCATCGTAGGCGTTTTCGACGATGGCCAGACCGCCCGCGACGCGGCACTTCGCGATGACCGATGCGGCAACCGCGGTGATAATGTCCATAAAGCTGTAGTCGGCAATCGCGCGGTGATAGATCTTGGCCCCTTCATGCTTGCCAAGTCCGATCAGCATCATCTTGTGAAGGCCGGATTCGACTTCGCCGACGAATCCCGTGTGCGGCTTCACGCGACCGACAACGAAGACGTGATCGGCAAGCGAGGCATGCTTGTCGAAGTGAACGGGGATTCCCTGCGGCGTCTTGTCGACGATGACTGTTTCCATCGAGGCGCGCAGTTCACAACCCATCTTTTCGGGTGTGATTCCGTAATGTTCGAGGAGTTGCGTTTGCCCGGCCGCCGTCCCGCCGCCATGACTTCCCATCGCCGGAACGATAAAGGGGATCGCCCCCAGCGATTTGAAGTGGTCGACGACCGTGCGCGTAATCACCCCGATATGTGCAATGCCTCGGCTGCCGGCCGTAATGGCGACCGATTGTCCAGGTCGAATTCGTTCAGACAGGTTCAGTGCAACGAGTTGGTTTCGGACTTCGGCGGGAATGTCGGAGACACGTCGCGCGTCAAACTTTTGGCGAAGACGGAACATCCGCGGAAACTGCGACATAGTTGCCCTATCGATGACTTCGGAATCGGAGTGTGAACGGTTCAAAACGCATACGGGGCGATCGTGGTGGATCGCCCCGCGACAGCATCAGGATGACCCCGTTGCTGGAAATCTAACCCACTTCATTCATCAGAATTGTTGCAGCGGATGGCCGACAAAGCTAGTGGCATCGCCACTCGGTCGTCACAGGCTCGAGCACATCGCCCGCGTGCTTGCGGGCATACTTGCGGCGAGCTCATCAGCGCGTGAATTTCGATTTGAAGCTCGTCTAGTTGATTTTCGTATCGGGCAGTGCGAGTGCCAGTTCGGCCATTCCTCTGGCGCTGATCGATGTTCCATGGACTCGCAGGATCTTCAAGTTTTTCATCTTCTTGATGAACGGCACCGCATCGTCGCCAATTCTCGAGCATTCGCCGATATGGAGTTCTTCGAGGTCTTTGCTTCCAAGCAGGGCCTTGAATCCCAGTGTCCCAAACAGGCTGGGGGTCTTACTGCAATTCAGGTACTTCAGATTCTTCATTCCCCTGACCATCGTCATCAGGCCTTCGTCGTCAAGCTGAGGGATTTCTCCCAACACCAGCTTTTCAACGGATTTAAAATTGCCAATAGCTTTCGCTCCCATTCCGTCGAGAGGGCATTTGAACAGCGACAATTCTTTCAGGTTCTTACCGCCACCCCGTTTTTGAGCGTGCGCCAATCCCCAGCCATGAATACCTGTCTCATTGAATTCGAGCACTTCAATCCCGGGCAACTTTCCGAGCGCGTCCAAGCCCTGGTCGGTAATCGGATTGTTCGAGAGCCTGAGCGAGACCAGGGTTTTCGCATTGCAGACCAGATCCAGCGAAACATCGTCGAGATTCGTTCTCCGGATTTCCAGGTACTCCAGTGCCGGAAAAGCTCCAATCGCCTGGAATCCGGCCCGGGTCAGGTGACATCGTGAGAGTTCGAGCGATTTCAGGTTCGACAAACGTGAGAGTGCCGCCACGCCGACATCGTCGACGACGGTGTCACTGAGAATCAGGACTTCGAGCGCGGGGAGTTCGGCGATTTTCTCACACGCTTCGTTCGTGACGCGCGTGGAACTCAGCCGCAGTTGACGCAGCTTCGAGAGCTTCGAAATTGAAGCAAACGCGGCACTGGTGACAGTGCTGAAATCCGCATTAATTTCCGTGATTTCATTAAGGCCTTCCGAGAGGCTGGTCAGTTGCGTGATCGCCGAGTCGTTGATTTCAGAGGGCTTCAGGGTCTTGAATTTCGCGACGATCTCCTGAGCACTCGGTGGAGGCGGTTGCACGACCTGCTGTACGACGGGAGGTGCAGGAGTGGGATTCGCTTCGGGTTCTGCCGGTTTACTGCCCCCGGTTAGTTCACCCCATGTGGGAATCTTGCCACAGCCGCTCAGTCCGAAGACAACGGCGCATGTCAGCCCGATGATCGCGATACGCATCTTGCCTGCCCTTTCTAAGCTCTTATCCGGAAATGACGAGAAATGAATGAGACCTGAAATGATGGAGAGCGACGAATGGATGGCCCGTGCATGAGTCAAACGATTTCTGACGGGAAAGTAAACCTTTGTCTGGTGCGTAATTCGAAATCTTAACCGCATCTGACGAGAATATTCG from the Schlesneria paludicola DSM 18645 genome contains:
- a CDS encoding cysteine desulfurase family protein → MSEIYLDNNATTQPLPEVVETVASHLRETYGNPSSRHGLGRKARRVLEDSREQIASLLGAAPQELVFTSGGTEANNLAVYGLTSGPAGTIATSPGEHPSNLEACRVRERQGWKRISLPVDYSGLFDTSSSDWNGLSSNNVRLAAVILAHNETGVIQAIEPLVREANLSHFAVHLDGVQAVGKLPIHFRELGAHTLSFGAHKFHGPRGIGGLLIRDGVKLSADFPVGGLQETGRRAGTESVALVAGMAKALELWHQSQAERTARVTSLRDRLQTQLEQRAAPTVVNGKDAPRLPNTLNISFPGVDGEALLVALDLDGVCCSLGSACASGSIEPTPILVAMGLPPEVFKSALRITLSCLTAEAEVDEAARRIAEIVQCLR
- a CDS encoding lactate racemase domain-containing protein; its protein translation is MSQFPRMFRLRQKFDARRVSDIPAEVRNQLVALNLSERIRPGQSVAITAGSRGIAHIGVITRTVVDHFKSLGAIPFIVPAMGSHGGGTAAGQTQLLEHYGITPEKMGCELRASMETVIVDKTPQGIPVHFDKHASLADHVFVVGRVKPHTGFVGEVESGLHKMMLIGLGKHEGAKIYHRAIADYSFMDIITAVAASVIAKCRVAGGLAIVENAYDETALIEAVAPTRFLEREKELLKLASQWLPRLPFPYVDLLIIDQIGKNISGTGLDTNVVGRKFNDHAGTDRDAVRCKRIFVRGMTEETHGNATGIGLSEFTNQRTADAIDRKITNINCITGLHPTAAMIPIAYDTDREVVTNALQTCGLVEPQNARVVQISDTLHLGEVVISEAYLPQLVGRDDLEQISAPAEMSFDSDGNLRPVSH
- a CDS encoding ribonuclease inhibitor, which produces MRIAIIGLTCAVVFGLSGCGKIPTWGELTGGSKPAEPEANPTPAPPVVQQVVQPPPPSAQEIVAKFKTLKPSEINDSAITQLTSLSEGLNEITEINADFSTVTSAAFASISKLSKLRQLRLSSTRVTNEACEKIAELPALEVLILSDTVVDDVGVAALSRLSNLKSLELSRCHLTRAGFQAIGAFPALEYLEIRRTNLDDVSLDLVCNAKTLVSLRLSNNPITDQGLDALGKLPGIEVLEFNETGIHGWGLAHAQKRGGGKNLKELSLFKCPLDGMGAKAIGNFKSVEKLVLGEIPQLDDEGLMTMVRGMKNLKYLNCSKTPSLFGTLGFKALLGSKDLEELHIGECSRIGDDAVPFIKKMKNLKILRVHGTSISARGMAELALALPDTKIN